From one Salvelinus alpinus chromosome 14, SLU_Salpinus.1, whole genome shotgun sequence genomic stretch:
- the LOC139538332 gene encoding uncharacterized protein isoform X1: MPGCFSRERVRGRRRPTASTGCSNSFVACFSCLFLCCRVRDRRQVDSDFEEETTVLDEVQLDVALDAVPDVPQLLPDVQNAAIILEDVPDVQTILEEATGNWQLIPIRFSPLYCGPVVIRNNADSVVKAWRTFQFISPFITYMRGGSQQVVVRMHHLSRVRGLETQLVWAISKETARLSPEGIPYCATKVQSITWIQRVAGRVTHYASHLRHETSVDVTLGCYQQTDVSVVYVTLHMGLDGLLSSSAWSEAASFSTPTTQQFTDPAPEGHNCYEGWEEDLLPEEREVPLLNLYLTTKRVEDIALRLVSLRQAFTTLLGSTLSRNHLFVAGKVLLGALVQANHMDEAKFILTYNNFVDYLSDPSKRNDIARELAEAKIHHVNMIDVLFELVLFGLMTAQKSLMVHPGGFVERLYALLYCFLPTAANMEPEADRYLLLLNDSCDTLPPNRDLDTNALHYFALNLTFLNKISCSSKTFLFPSFHLFDFMTISSS, encoded by the exons ATGCCTGGGTGCTTTTCAAGAGAAAGAGTGCGTGGACGTCGGCGGCCTACTGCGTCGACAGGTTGTTCAAATTCATTTGTGGCTTGTTTTTCTTGTCTTTTTCTGTGTTGCAGGGTTCGTGATCGTCGACAGGTGGACAGCGACTTCGAAGAGG AAACAACTGTCCTGGATGAGGTCCAGTTGGATGTGGCATTGGATGCTGTGCCAGATGTTCCACAGCTCCTCCCTGATGTCCAGAATGCTGCTATCATCCTTGAGGATGTGCCAGATGTGCAGACTATCCTTGAG GAGGCCACTGGCAATTGGCAGTTGATTCCGATTAGGTTCAGCCCACTGTACTGTGGGCCTGTTGTGATCAGG AACAATGCCGATTCGGTGGTTAAAGCTTGGAGAACTTTCCAGTTTATCAGCCCCTTCATCACCTACATGCGTGGGGGATCCCAG CAGGTGGTGGTGAGGATGCACCACCTGAGTAGGGTGAGAGGCCTGGAGACTCAACTGGTGTGGGCCATCTCCAAGGAGACAGCCAGGCTTAGTCCAGAGGGCATCCCCTACTGTGCCACCAAAGTGCAGTCCATCACTTGGATCCAG cgtGTGGCTGGCAGGGTGACCCACTATGCGTCTCACCTCCGCCACGAGACGTCTGTGGACGTGACGCTTGGCTGCTACCAG CAGACTGATGTCTCAGTGGTGTACGTCACTCTCCACATGGGGCTGGACGGGCTTCTCTCCTCTTCAGCGTGGTCGGAGGCTGCCTCCTTCTCTACGCCCACCACTCAGCAGTTCACTGACCCAGCGCCTGAGGGCCACAACTGCTATGAG GGCTGGGAGGAGGACCTGCtgcctgaggagagggaggttccTCTGCTAAA CCTCTACCTTACCACCAAGAGAGTGGAGGACATCGCCCTGAGACTCGTCTCCCTGCGCCAGGCCTTCACT aCCCTGCTTGGTTCCACCCTGAGCAGGAACCATCTGTTTGTGGCGGGAAAGGTCCTCCTGGGCGCACTGGTTCAGGCCAACCACATG GATGAGGCCAAGTTCATCCTTACCTATAACAACTTTGTGGACTACCTGAGTGACCCCTCCAAGCGGAATGACATTGCGAGGGAGCTGGCTGAGGCAAAG ATCCATCATGTGAACATGATAGATGTCCTCTTCGAGCTGGTGCTGTTTGGGTTGATGACAGCTCAGAAGTCCCTAATGGTG CACCCTGGTGGGTTCGTGGAGCGTCTGTACGCTCTCCTGTACTGCTTCCTGCCCACTGCTGCCAACATGGAGCCAGAGGctgacagatacctgctgctGCTCAAT GATTCTTGTGACACTTTGCCACCCAACAGGGATCTAGACACCAATGCACTACATTACTTTGCACTGAATTtgacatttttaaataaaataagttGTAGTTCAAAAACATTTTTGTTTCCGTCTTTTCATCTATTTGATTTTATGACCATTTCCTCTTCCTAG
- the LOC139538332 gene encoding uncharacterized protein isoform X2 has product MPGCFSRERVRGRRRPTASTGCSNSFVACFSCLFLCCRVRDRRQVDSDFEEETTVLDEVQLDVALDAVPDVPQLLPDVQNAAIILEDVPDVQTILEEATGNWQLIPIRFSPLYCGPVVIRNNADSVVKAWRTFQFISPFITYMRGGSQQVVVRMHHLSRVRGLETQLVWAISKETARLSPEGIPYCATKVQSITWIQRVAGRVTHYASHLRHETSVDVTLGCYQQTDVSVVYVTLHMGLDGLLSSSAWSEAASFSTPTTQQFTDPAPEGHNCYEGWEEDLLPEEREVPLLNLYLTTKRVEDIALRLVSLRQAFTTLLGSTLSRNHLFVAGKVLLGALVQANHMDEAKFILTYNNFVDYLSDPSKRNDIARELAEAKIHHVNMIDVLFELVLFGLMTAQKSLMVHPGGFVERLYALLYCFLPTAANMEPEADRYLLLLNGGLMALLDDMFGQQLAWYFNPESLVTELSRLLEYHLENLMASM; this is encoded by the exons ATGCCTGGGTGCTTTTCAAGAGAAAGAGTGCGTGGACGTCGGCGGCCTACTGCGTCGACAGGTTGTTCAAATTCATTTGTGGCTTGTTTTTCTTGTCTTTTTCTGTGTTGCAGGGTTCGTGATCGTCGACAGGTGGACAGCGACTTCGAAGAGG AAACAACTGTCCTGGATGAGGTCCAGTTGGATGTGGCATTGGATGCTGTGCCAGATGTTCCACAGCTCCTCCCTGATGTCCAGAATGCTGCTATCATCCTTGAGGATGTGCCAGATGTGCAGACTATCCTTGAG GAGGCCACTGGCAATTGGCAGTTGATTCCGATTAGGTTCAGCCCACTGTACTGTGGGCCTGTTGTGATCAGG AACAATGCCGATTCGGTGGTTAAAGCTTGGAGAACTTTCCAGTTTATCAGCCCCTTCATCACCTACATGCGTGGGGGATCCCAG CAGGTGGTGGTGAGGATGCACCACCTGAGTAGGGTGAGAGGCCTGGAGACTCAACTGGTGTGGGCCATCTCCAAGGAGACAGCCAGGCTTAGTCCAGAGGGCATCCCCTACTGTGCCACCAAAGTGCAGTCCATCACTTGGATCCAG cgtGTGGCTGGCAGGGTGACCCACTATGCGTCTCACCTCCGCCACGAGACGTCTGTGGACGTGACGCTTGGCTGCTACCAG CAGACTGATGTCTCAGTGGTGTACGTCACTCTCCACATGGGGCTGGACGGGCTTCTCTCCTCTTCAGCGTGGTCGGAGGCTGCCTCCTTCTCTACGCCCACCACTCAGCAGTTCACTGACCCAGCGCCTGAGGGCCACAACTGCTATGAG GGCTGGGAGGAGGACCTGCtgcctgaggagagggaggttccTCTGCTAAA CCTCTACCTTACCACCAAGAGAGTGGAGGACATCGCCCTGAGACTCGTCTCCCTGCGCCAGGCCTTCACT aCCCTGCTTGGTTCCACCCTGAGCAGGAACCATCTGTTTGTGGCGGGAAAGGTCCTCCTGGGCGCACTGGTTCAGGCCAACCACATG GATGAGGCCAAGTTCATCCTTACCTATAACAACTTTGTGGACTACCTGAGTGACCCCTCCAAGCGGAATGACATTGCGAGGGAGCTGGCTGAGGCAAAG ATCCATCATGTGAACATGATAGATGTCCTCTTCGAGCTGGTGCTGTTTGGGTTGATGACAGCTCAGAAGTCCCTAATGGTG CACCCTGGTGGGTTCGTGGAGCGTCTGTACGCTCTCCTGTACTGCTTCCTGCCCACTGCTGCCAACATGGAGCCAGAGGctgacagatacctgctgctGCTCAAT GGCGGGCTGATGGCTCTGCTAGATGACATGTTTGGCCAGCAGCTGGCCTGGTACtttaacccagagtctctggtcacTGAGCTCTCCAGACTCCTGGAGTACCACTTGGAGAACCTCATGGCCAGCATGTAG